In a single window of the Nodularia spumigena CCY9414 genome:
- a CDS encoding Uma2 family endonuclease encodes MSALTLQLPNHLQFTDDEFAQVVAANKDLRLELSAEGELVIMSPTGGETGNRNFDLLGQVWFWNRQYNLGKAFDSSTGFKLPNGATRSPDAAWIRMEKWDSLTPQQRKKFLPLCPDFAVELVSETDDVADTQAKMREYLANGLQLGWLINPHDQQVEVYRPHQPPEVLQSPTSLSGEDVLPGFTLNLQQILA; translated from the coding sequence ATGAGCGCTTTAACTTTACAATTACCTAATCATTTACAATTTACTGATGACGAATTTGCCCAGGTTGTTGCTGCTAACAAGGATTTACGTTTGGAATTATCTGCTGAAGGGGAATTAGTTATCATGTCACCAACTGGGGGAGAAACGGGAAACCGTAATTTTGATTTATTAGGTCAAGTATGGTTTTGGAACCGTCAATATAACTTGGGTAAAGCTTTTGATTCTTCCACTGGCTTTAAACTTCCCAATGGTGCAACTCGTTCTCCTGATGCTGCTTGGATAAGGATGGAAAAATGGGATAGTCTCACTCCCCAGCAAAGAAAGAAATTTTTGCCTTTGTGTCCTGATTTTGCTGTGGAATTGGTTTCTGAAACTGATGATGTCGCAGATACTCAAGCCAAGATGCGGGAATATTTAGCTAATGGTTTACAACTTGGTTGGTTAATTAATCCCCATGACCAACAAGTAGAAGTTTATCGTCCTCATCAACCACCAGAAGTTTTACAATCTCCTACCAGTTTATCAGGTGAAGATGTACTTCCCGGTTTTACTTTAAATTTACAACAAATTTTGGCATAA
- a CDS encoding efflux RND transporter permease subunit translates to MLNTILKWSIIQRWIVVLSAIIITCLGVYNITQMPLDVLPDFAPPQVEIQTEAPGLAPEEIETLITLPIESAVNGTPGVETVRSASAVGISVVKVIFNWNTDVYQARQLITERLQQAQQKLPEGIENPQISPITSPIATVLQYAFTSETLPLMEVRRLVDRDITNRLLAVPGVSQVIAYGGDVRQYQVLVNPAKLQAFNVTLDEVTAATREANVNAAGGFLINPDQELIIRGLGRIESIEELGKSAITSRNNTPVLLQDVADVRIGAGLKRGDGSLDGQPAVVVLINKQPQNDTPTVTKAIEQAMSEVKAGLPADVTVTETFRQENFITAAIQNVTSSLRDGIIIVCIILLMFLMNWRTAIITLSAIPLSVLIGMMILGWFGQGINTMTLGGLAVAIGSVVDDSIVDMENCYRGLRQNQAAKNPVHPFKVVYDTSVAVRVSVIFSTVIIGVVFAPIFTLTGVEGRIFAPMGVAYLVSIFASTFVAMTLSPALCAILLANRQLPTDDTWVSALTQRLYRPLLSFATGFPKVILVVATASLIASLVILPTLGRVFLPEFQESSLVNAMVLYPGSSLDATNQVGFALQDALKDDKRFKTVQLRSGRAPGDADAGGVNLGHLDVELSAEGLQNREASIEKLRAEFAKIPGVAPSIGGFISHRMDEVLSGVRSAIAVKIFGPDLPELRRLGSEIEDVMGDVPGLVDLQLEPQVPIRQVQIKFSREAAARYGLTVGNLSHTLETALNGRVVSQVLEGQQLFDLVVWLQPESRNNLDIIRNLLVDTPTGQKIPLAQVASINYGTGPNTINRENVSRLIVVSANVSGRDLGSVVDEIQTKISQSIQLPTGYFIQYGGQFESEQRATANLLLFGGIAFVAIAVLMYFAVKSVAAMLMIMVNLPLALVGGIFSIALGGGIISVASLVGFITLFGVATRNGLLLVDNYNHKLAEGMPLKEVIFQGSMERLVAILMTALTSALGMVPLVVGTGAGKEILQPLAVVVLGGLFTSTALTLLVLPALYAQFGKFLIPKQIQPSVNLKNGKAVGAI, encoded by the coding sequence ATGCTAAACACAATCCTCAAATGGTCAATAATCCAACGCTGGATAGTAGTCCTCAGCGCCATCATCATCACCTGCTTAGGAGTATATAACATCACCCAGATGCCCCTAGATGTCCTCCCCGACTTCGCCCCACCCCAAGTAGAAATTCAAACAGAAGCCCCAGGACTAGCACCCGAAGAAATAGAAACCCTAATTACCCTACCAATTGAAAGCGCAGTCAACGGTACACCAGGAGTAGAAACCGTCCGTTCCGCCTCAGCCGTAGGAATATCCGTCGTCAAAGTCATCTTCAACTGGAACACAGACGTTTATCAAGCCAGACAACTAATAACAGAAAGGTTACAACAAGCACAACAAAAACTACCAGAAGGTATAGAAAACCCGCAAATTTCCCCCATTACTTCCCCCATCGCCACAGTTTTACAGTACGCCTTCACCTCAGAAACTCTCCCACTCATGGAAGTGCGGCGCTTAGTAGACAGAGATATTACCAATCGGCTGCTAGCTGTACCCGGTGTTTCTCAAGTAATTGCTTATGGTGGTGATGTGCGTCAATATCAGGTTTTAGTAAATCCTGCCAAACTGCAAGCCTTTAACGTCACCCTAGATGAAGTCACAGCCGCCACTAGAGAAGCTAACGTTAACGCTGCGGGGGGTTTTTTGATAAATCCAGACCAAGAGCTAATTATTCGTGGCTTGGGGCGGATTGAGTCTATTGAAGAACTAGGGAAATCAGCTATAACTTCTCGTAATAATACACCTGTGTTACTGCAAGATGTGGCAGATGTCCGCATTGGTGCAGGTTTAAAGCGTGGGGATGGTAGCTTGGATGGTCAGCCAGCCGTTGTAGTTCTCATTAACAAACAACCGCAAAACGATACACCCACAGTTACTAAAGCCATCGAACAGGCGATGTCAGAAGTGAAAGCTGGCTTACCCGCAGATGTCACAGTTACAGAAACCTTTCGCCAAGAAAACTTTATTACAGCTGCTATCCAAAATGTTACCAGTTCCCTCAGAGATGGGATAATTATCGTCTGCATTATCCTGTTAATGTTTTTGATGAACTGGCGCACCGCCATCATTACCTTAAGCGCCATTCCTCTATCAGTATTAATTGGGATGATGATTCTCGGCTGGTTTGGTCAGGGTATTAATACCATGACTCTGGGAGGTTTAGCCGTAGCTATTGGTTCGGTAGTCGATGACTCCATTGTGGACATGGAAAATTGTTATCGGGGACTAAGACAGAACCAAGCAGCCAAAAATCCGGTGCATCCTTTTAAGGTGGTTTATGATACCTCTGTGGCTGTGAGAGTCAGCGTAATTTTTTCTACAGTAATTATCGGCGTTGTCTTTGCACCCATTTTCACCCTCACAGGTGTGGAAGGTCGGATATTTGCGCCGATGGGTGTCGCCTATTTGGTGTCAATTTTTGCTTCAACTTTCGTGGCTATGACTCTATCCCCAGCACTGTGCGCGATTTTACTCGCAAATCGACAACTACCCACAGATGATACTTGGGTAAGTGCTTTAACCCAGCGCCTTTATCGTCCTCTCCTCAGTTTTGCTACGGGTTTTCCCAAAGTTATTTTAGTTGTAGCTACAGCTTCCTTAATTGCCTCTTTGGTAATTTTGCCGACTTTGGGACGGGTATTTTTACCTGAGTTTCAGGAATCATCTTTAGTCAATGCAATGGTGCTTTATCCTGGAAGTTCTCTAGATGCGACAAATCAAGTGGGATTTGCTTTGCAGGATGCACTCAAGGACGACAAACGATTTAAAACTGTGCAGTTAAGGTCTGGACGCGCCCCTGGTGATGCAGATGCTGGGGGGGTGAATTTGGGTCACTTAGATGTGGAATTGAGTGCAGAAGGTTTGCAGAATCGAGAAGCGAGTATTGAGAAGCTACGCGCTGAGTTTGCTAAAATACCCGGAGTTGCGCCCAGTATTGGCGGTTTTATTTCCCATCGCATGGATGAGGTATTATCAGGAGTAAGAAGTGCGATCGCAGTGAAAATATTTGGCCCTGATTTACCAGAATTACGCCGTTTGGGGTCAGAAATTGAGGATGTTATGGGGGATGTTCCGGGACTGGTAGATTTACAACTCGAACCCCAAGTCCCCATTCGACAGGTACAAATTAAATTTAGCAGAGAAGCCGCAGCCCGTTATGGTTTAACTGTAGGTAACTTGAGTCATACTCTAGAAACAGCACTGAATGGGCGAGTTGTTTCTCAAGTGCTGGAAGGACAACAATTATTTGATTTGGTGGTGTGGTTACAGCCGGAATCACGCAATAATTTAGACATTATTCGTAACTTATTAGTAGATACTCCCACAGGTCAAAAAATCCCCCTCGCTCAAGTCGCCAGTATAAACTATGGAACTGGACCGAATACGATTAACCGCGAAAATGTTTCACGTTTGATAGTTGTATCTGCAAATGTTTCTGGTCGAGATTTAGGTTCTGTGGTAGATGAAATTCAAACCAAAATCAGTCAGTCAATACAGTTACCCACAGGTTACTTTATCCAATACGGCGGACAGTTTGAATCAGAACAACGCGCCACCGCAAATCTACTGTTATTTGGGGGCATAGCATTTGTGGCGATCGCAGTTTTAATGTATTTTGCTGTTAAGTCTGTTGCGGCTATGTTAATGATTATGGTTAATTTACCTCTCGCACTGGTGGGGGGTATCTTTTCTATTGCGCTGGGAGGGGGAATTATTTCTGTGGCTTCGTTGGTGGGGTTTATTACTTTGTTTGGGGTGGCTACACGTAACGGTTTGTTATTAGTAGATAATTATAATCACAAGTTGGCGGAGGGAATGCCTTTAAAGGAGGTGATTTTTCAGGGTTCTATGGAGCGTTTAGTGGCGATTTTAATGACGGCTTTAACTTCGGCTTTGGGAATGGTTCCTTTGGTGGTGGGGACGGGTGCTGGTAAGGAAATTTTGCAGCCTTTGGCTGTGGTTGTTTTGGGTGGTTTGTTTACTTCTACGGCTTTAACTTTGTTGGTTTTACCTGCTTTGTATGCTCAATTTGGTAAGTTCTTGATACCGAAGCAAATACAGCCTTCTGTAAATTTGAAAAACGGTAAAGCTGTAGGAGCAATTTAG
- a CDS encoding efflux RND transporter periplasmic adaptor subunit → MPNSLRSPAFLAVLSLFLLANPLVVVAHPGHGDEFHSGGDATPSVTPIQVDAQTSQRLGIKVEPVKRQPLAVSIKSTGQIETLPSQEAQVTTPIAGAKVVELLVEPGTVVKRGQPVAVVSSPELVSLRVESEEKLAQGRAELQQAQADLKLAQQNYHRFQEISAAEIAEAQTQIAFAQEKYSKDQELADAGALPQRNALESQTQLAQAKSQLATANSSRDVIAAQNQVQRAQAAVEVAKSRVSLSNNIYETRLQQLGIRGNAKGLVTITAPISGTVANREVTLGQSFQDAGDKLMTIVNDSRVFATANIYEKDLERVRSGQQILVRIASLPDRTFTGRITVIGSVVGGQTRVIPVKAEISNPGGILKPGMFAELEVLTDETSAPILTIPSSAVVEANNIKQVYIKNGNAYQPVEVTLSQTSGDMVEVKTGLFEGDLIVTQRAPQLYAQTLRSGNPTTTPEQEHTPVITTSSLPPWLIGISGSAIACLAFITGAVWTHHRQSKPHIDQKTPHHTK, encoded by the coding sequence ATGCCTAATTCTCTGCGTTCCCCAGCATTTTTAGCGGTGCTGAGTCTGTTTTTATTGGCTAATCCTCTAGTAGTAGTTGCTCATCCTGGACATGGTGATGAGTTTCATAGTGGAGGTGATGCTACTCCTTCTGTGACTCCAATTCAAGTTGATGCTCAAACTTCTCAACGGCTAGGTATTAAAGTTGAACCAGTGAAACGCCAGCCATTAGCTGTGAGTATTAAATCCACTGGACAGATAGAAACTTTACCTAGTCAAGAAGCCCAAGTGACTACTCCTATTGCTGGGGCGAAAGTGGTAGAGTTATTGGTTGAACCTGGGACTGTGGTTAAACGTGGTCAACCTGTGGCTGTGGTGTCTAGTCCTGAGTTGGTATCGCTGCGGGTGGAGTCTGAGGAAAAATTGGCACAAGGTCGGGCGGAATTACAACAAGCCCAAGCTGATTTAAAATTGGCTCAACAAAATTATCATCGCTTTCAAGAAATTTCTGCTGCCGAAATCGCCGAAGCCCAAACTCAAATCGCTTTTGCTCAAGAAAAGTACAGCAAAGACCAAGAATTAGCTGATGCGGGAGCTTTACCACAGCGTAATGCTTTAGAGTCCCAAACTCAACTCGCTCAAGCTAAATCACAACTAGCTACAGCTAACAGCAGTCGTGATGTGATTGCGGCTCAAAATCAAGTCCAACGCGCCCAAGCTGCTGTGGAAGTAGCTAAATCACGAGTGAGTCTCAGTAATAATATTTATGAAACTCGGCTGCAACAATTAGGTATTCGTGGTAATGCTAAAGGATTAGTCACAATTACAGCCCCAATTTCCGGTACGGTTGCAAACCGGGAAGTTACCCTTGGTCAATCCTTCCAGGACGCAGGGGACAAACTGATGACCATTGTTAACGATAGTCGGGTATTTGCCACAGCTAATATATATGAAAAAGATTTAGAGCGAGTCAGAAGCGGACAACAGATATTAGTCAGAATTGCTTCTTTACCTGACCGGACATTTACTGGACGTATTACCGTCATTGGGTCTGTAGTCGGAGGTCAAACGCGAGTTATCCCCGTGAAAGCTGAAATTAGTAACCCAGGAGGAATCCTGAAACCAGGGATGTTTGCAGAATTAGAAGTTCTCACTGACGAAACATCTGCACCCATCTTAACCATACCCAGTTCAGCTGTAGTAGAAGCCAATAATATCAAACAAGTATACATAAAAAACGGTAACGCCTATCAACCAGTAGAAGTCACCTTGAGTCAAACCTCCGGCGACATGGTAGAAGTCAAAACAGGCTTATTCGAGGGAGACTTAATAGTAACTCAACGTGCGCCCCAACTGTATGCTCAAACCTTGCGGAGTGGAAATCCAACCACAACACCAGAACAAGAACACACACCCGTGATCACAACATCAAGTTTACCACCGTGGCTGATAGGAATTAGTGGAAGTGCGATCGCCTGTTTAGCCTTCATCACAGGAGCCGTCTGGACACACCACCGCCAATCGAAACCCCACATAGACCAAAAAACTCCTCACCACACCAAATAA
- a CDS encoding DUF305 domain-containing protein, producing MQILSVKNKFLALSFVVLTSLSGGVLTACSTTSSENANNPNTTVTETSDSQQMQHGGMNHSMDLGPADASYDLRFIDGMIVHHQGAVVMAQEAQEKSQRPEIKELADEIIKAQNQEIAQMQQWRSAWYPNAGDKAMAHHGEMGNMMEMTPEQKQAMMMSMDLGAADAEFDLRFINGMIPHHEGALVMAQDVLQKSQRREMKKLAEEIIQAQETEINQMKQWRQAWYQK from the coding sequence ATGCAAATTTTATCTGTGAAAAATAAATTTCTGGCGTTGAGCTTTGTCGTGTTGACATCTTTATCTGGCGGAGTTTTGACGGCTTGTTCTACAACGAGTTCCGAAAATGCCAACAACCCAAATACAACTGTAACCGAAACAAGCGACAGCCAGCAAATGCAGCACGGTGGTATGAATCACTCAATGGATTTAGGGCCAGCCGATGCTAGCTATGATTTACGGTTCATTGATGGGATGATTGTTCACCATCAAGGGGCGGTGGTTATGGCTCAGGAAGCTCAGGAAAAATCACAACGTCCTGAAATTAAGGAGCTAGCAGACGAAATCATTAAAGCCCAAAATCAGGAAATTGCTCAGATGCAGCAGTGGCGTTCAGCTTGGTATCCTAATGCTGGGGATAAAGCAATGGCTCATCATGGCGAAATGGGTAACATGATGGAGATGACTCCTGAGCAAAAGCAAGCCATGATGATGAGCATGGATTTGGGTGCGGCTGATGCTGAGTTTGATTTGCGCTTTATTAATGGGATGATTCCTCACCATGAAGGGGCTTTAGTTATGGCTCAAGATGTTTTGCAGAAGTCTCAGCGTCGGGAAATGAAGAAATTGGCTGAGGAGATTATTCAGGCGCAAGAAACGGAAATTAATCAAATGAAGCAGTGGCGACAAGCTTGGTATCAGAAGTAA
- a CDS encoding site-2 protease family protein, producing MQGFRLGSIFGFEIRVDLSWFLIFFLVLWTLSAGIFPTSYPGFGNATYFGMGIVATLLFFASLLAHELSHTFVARAKGIPVEGITLFIFGGVSRTRMDAETPGDEFQIAGVGPLVSLLLAGFFGLIWYVGINAGWSVVFTGIFAYLAVINLALAIFNMLPGFPLDGGRVFRSMIWKYTGNIKKATKIASTGGKWLAYLLIAFGALEMFAGAILGGLWLILIGWFLYNAAETSYEELLLRTSLKGVKAREIMTPHPETVSPEMNLQELVDTYFLSRRYHSFPVTQDSHPVGIITLNQVKDIPREEWKYRTVKDTMIPVENRVTARPEEQMSQVLQKMQDSGVRRVLVIQNDLLRGIITAHDLANWLQRQRDLDQVT from the coding sequence ATGCAAGGTTTTCGTCTAGGTTCTATTTTCGGATTTGAAATCCGAGTAGACTTATCTTGGTTCTTAATTTTCTTCCTCGTCCTGTGGACTTTAAGCGCGGGTATCTTCCCCACCAGCTATCCAGGATTTGGTAATGCTACTTATTTTGGCATGGGTATAGTGGCAACACTACTATTTTTTGCCTCGCTGCTGGCACATGAACTTTCTCACACCTTTGTAGCCAGAGCTAAAGGAATTCCCGTCGAAGGTATCACCCTCTTTATTTTTGGTGGAGTTTCACGGACTCGTATGGATGCCGAAACTCCTGGGGATGAGTTCCAAATAGCTGGGGTGGGGCCTCTTGTGAGTTTGCTGCTGGCTGGCTTTTTTGGCTTGATTTGGTATGTGGGCATAAATGCTGGCTGGAGTGTAGTCTTCACAGGTATTTTTGCTTACCTGGCTGTGATTAATCTGGCTTTGGCTATCTTCAATATGCTCCCAGGTTTTCCCTTAGATGGCGGTCGTGTTTTTCGTTCGATGATCTGGAAGTATACTGGTAATATCAAAAAAGCCACAAAAATCGCTTCTACAGGGGGAAAATGGCTAGCTTATTTGTTAATTGCCTTCGGTGCTTTGGAGATGTTTGCTGGCGCGATTTTAGGCGGACTGTGGCTGATTCTCATTGGTTGGTTCTTGTACAACGCCGCAGAAACTAGCTATGAGGAGCTTTTGCTTCGCACCAGTTTAAAAGGGGTAAAGGCGCGAGAAATCATGACTCCTCATCCTGAAACTGTCAGTCCTGAGATGAACCTCCAAGAGCTAGTTGATACATATTTTCTGAGTCGTCGCTATCATTCGTTTCCAGTCACACAAGACAGTCATCCTGTAGGCATTATTACCTTAAATCAGGTCAAGGATATTCCCAGAGAAGAATGGAAATATCGCACTGTCAAAGATACAATGATTCCTGTGGAAAACCGTGTTACTGCCCGTCCAGAAGAACAGATGTCTCAAGTATTGCAAAAAATGCAAGATTCAGGTGTCCGCCGTGTACTGGTAATTCAAAACGACTTACTCAGAGGTATCATTACTGCCCATGATTTGGCTAACTGGTTGCAAAGACAACGAGATTTAGATCAGGTTACTTAA
- a CDS encoding phage holin family protein produces the protein MLNLLLTWLVTTISFLIISRLPIGIEIDSLGKAAISAAVFGVLNAILLPILSLVTLPAIILSFGLFFFVLNALIFALAAYLVPGFSLRWGFWSALIGSIALAIVNSILLSIVRTGV, from the coding sequence ATGTTAAACCTTCTTCTCACTTGGTTAGTGACTACAATCAGCTTTTTAATTATTTCTAGACTACCGATAGGCATTGAAATTGATAGTTTGGGGAAAGCAGCCATTTCTGCGGCTGTTTTCGGAGTATTGAATGCAATTTTGCTGCCAATTCTCAGTTTAGTTACATTACCCGCGATTATTCTGAGCTTTGGATTATTTTTCTTTGTGTTGAATGCGCTTATTTTTGCTCTGGCTGCTTATTTAGTTCCGGGGTTTTCTCTGAGATGGGGCTTTTGGAGTGCATTGATTGGTTCTATTGCTTTAGCGATTGTTAATTCTATTCTCCTGTCTATTGTCAGAACAGGGGTATAA
- a CDS encoding superoxide dismutase, producing MSKFIREKIAFVLTGMLLAMMLISCQPVPVAESQSPQGTPIAATFPPVASPDGELSASPAKLPLLPYDYAALGKAIDAETMKLHHDGHHASYVNNLNDALKQAPDLQKNSVEALLRDLNNVPENIRTKVRNNGGGHLNHTIFWQIMSPEGGGEPIEEIAAEINQTFGSFEEFKKQFNAAGGDRFGSGWVWLVRNPAGELQIVTTANQDNPIMDGAYPIMGNDVWEHAYYLRYRNRRAEYLKNWWNVVNWPEVNKRSLVNLQKGT from the coding sequence ATGTCCAAATTTATCCGAGAAAAAATTGCCTTTGTACTTACAGGAATGCTGCTGGCGATGATGCTAATTTCTTGTCAACCAGTACCCGTAGCTGAATCACAATCTCCTCAAGGAACTCCCATTGCTGCAACGTTTCCCCCCGTAGCTTCTCCTGATGGGGAACTGAGTGCTAGTCCAGCCAAGCTACCACTATTACCCTATGATTATGCGGCGCTAGGAAAAGCTATTGATGCGGAAACGATGAAATTACATCATGACGGACATCATGCTAGTTATGTGAATAACCTTAATGATGCTCTCAAACAAGCGCCAGATTTGCAAAAAAATAGTGTTGAAGCTTTGCTGCGGGATTTAAATAATGTTCCGGAAAATATTCGCACAAAGGTACGCAATAACGGTGGTGGACATCTTAACCACACAATTTTTTGGCAAATTATGAGTCCTGAAGGTGGTGGAGAACCAATAGAGGAAATTGCAGCCGAGATTAACCAAACTTTTGGCAGTTTTGAGGAGTTTAAAAAACAGTTTAACGCAGCTGGAGGCGATCGCTTCGGGAGTGGTTGGGTGTGGCTAGTGCGTAACCCCGCCGGAGAACTGCAAATCGTCACCACAGCTAATCAAGATAACCCGATTATGGATGGTGCATATCCGATTATGGGTAATGATGTCTGGGAACACGCATATTACCTGAGATATCGCAACCGTCGGGCTGAGTATTTAAAGAATTGGTGGAATGTGGTGAATTGGCCGGAAGTTAACAAGCGATCGCTTGTTAACTTACAGAAAGGGACGTAA
- a CDS encoding nucleoside hydrolase, with protein sequence MPHQYVTPLIFDDDGSQDGMTALAFMLANPKFDIQAITISQGIANPPSFANDLARMLSRLDASNISIGIGRSTPLVGNNAFPDFIRDGADTFWSPFVKLSTEIPSFTTRNAAELIVETINKSPEPVAILATGSLTNIAEALRLDPGIIDKISVLQVMGGAIFVPGNLPVLPDPPYSTNSVAEFNIWVDPVAAQEVFAAGEQGLKIQLTPLDATNQTEFNRQDQEAWLATPSSKSKIAAEFLDFALTVIQSDLDPNPVWDLVAAINLSEPDFSEETPLHIEVDTTSSPGETQGQTRVIPDLTPNVLVSLNPSFANITFNASQVFSALDSTVVKFGSNADDEITLETTEKTEILFTGDGQDTVDATQNKSIFTGKGEDIVLTDGHSSIFTGEGNDQIFIGQNGGAKNTSVDAGKGDDDITTVESSGINFLFGSAGKDTLKVIEGSNQLLFGGSDNDTLTSRGNKNRLYGGSGDDILYSYLNDSLFGGDGDDILFAGEEGGNRLTGGNGVDRFWIANASLPSSPNSITDFTSGIDIISIGGIGVTQFDQLTLTQQGNDLLVQFENTQLAILMGVTNTLTANNFAFFA encoded by the coding sequence ATGCCACATCAATACGTGACTCCCCTCATTTTTGACGACGATGGTAGCCAAGATGGAATGACTGCTCTAGCTTTCATGCTGGCGAATCCTAAGTTTGATATTCAAGCAATCACTATTTCCCAAGGTATTGCTAATCCGCCAAGTTTTGCTAATGATCTAGCTCGAATGCTCTCCAGACTTGATGCCAGCAATATTTCCATTGGTATCGGTAGATCTACCCCATTAGTGGGTAATAATGCCTTTCCAGATTTTATTCGGGATGGCGCTGACACATTCTGGTCACCCTTTGTAAAATTATCGACAGAAATTCCATCTTTTACAACTAGAAATGCAGCAGAATTGATTGTTGAAACCATCAACAAATCACCAGAACCTGTAGCAATTTTAGCCACTGGTAGTTTGACTAACATTGCTGAGGCTCTGCGCCTTGATCCTGGGATTATTGACAAGATCTCTGTACTGCAAGTTATGGGAGGAGCAATTTTTGTTCCTGGCAATCTTCCTGTTCTTCCCGATCCCCCATATTCCACCAACTCAGTGGCCGAGTTTAATATCTGGGTTGATCCGGTCGCAGCACAAGAAGTCTTTGCAGCTGGAGAGCAAGGACTGAAAATACAACTTACTCCCCTAGACGCAACTAATCAAACTGAGTTTAACCGTCAAGATCAGGAAGCATGGTTAGCAACCCCATCATCGAAAAGTAAAATAGCGGCAGAGTTCTTGGATTTTGCCCTCACGGTTATTCAAAGTGATCTTGATCCAAATCCTGTTTGGGACTTGGTTGCAGCTATTAACTTGAGTGAGCCGGACTTCTCCGAAGAGACACCTCTACACATTGAAGTTGACACAACATCATCCCCTGGAGAGACCCAAGGACAAACTAGGGTGATTCCCGACTTAACACCCAATGTCTTAGTATCATTAAATCCCAGCTTTGCTAACATCACCTTCAATGCTAGTCAAGTTTTCTCGGCACTTGACTCTACAGTAGTTAAATTTGGCTCTAATGCTGACGATGAGATTACCCTTGAGACCACTGAGAAGACTGAAATTTTATTCACCGGAGACGGACAAGATACAGTGGATGCTACTCAAAATAAAAGTATTTTTACTGGCAAAGGTGAAGATATAGTCTTGACTGATGGTCACTCCTCCATATTTACAGGAGAGGGAAATGATCAGATTTTTATTGGTCAAAACGGTGGTGCGAAAAATACCAGTGTTGATGCGGGGAAGGGTGATGACGATATCACTACAGTAGAGAGCAGTGGTATTAACTTCCTTTTCGGTTCCGCAGGTAAAGATACCCTCAAGGTAATAGAGGGTTCAAATCAATTACTGTTTGGTGGTTCTGATAACGATACCCTCACTAGTAGAGGCAATAAAAACCGCTTATACGGTGGTTCTGGTGATGACATCCTTTACTCTTATCTTAATGATTCTCTATTTGGTGGGGATGGAGATGATATTTTGTTTGCCGGTGAAGAAGGTGGCAATCGTTTAACAGGTGGTAATGGTGTTGATCGATTCTGGATTGCTAACGCAAGTCTACCTAGTAGTCCAAACTCGATTACGGACTTCACATCCGGCATAGATATAATTTCCATCGGGGGAATAGGTGTTACCCAGTTTGATCAACTGACCCTCACACAACAAGGTAATGATCTATTAGTCCAATTCGAGAATACTCAATTGGCAATTCTGATGGGAGTGACAAATACTCTCACAGCTAATAACTTTGCCTTTTTTGCTTAA